The Gadus chalcogrammus isolate NIFS_2021 chromosome 10, NIFS_Gcha_1.0, whole genome shotgun sequence genome contains a region encoding:
- the eif1ad gene encoding probable RNA-binding protein EIF1AD has protein sequence MSQATKRKHVVQEAMGDFINPTGNQQIVKVIGSRGNNLHEAVTSKGESFLVSMPNKFRKNLWIKRGDYVIVDPIDEGEKVKAEICVILYKDHIRHLQRLQLWPDGFTEQPAAAEKTDRLPGRTAGDGEEEEEEGDEGKGSSDSEDDESDLFVNTNRPDTHYSESEEEGESGEEERPNAGS, from the exons ATGTCTCAAGCTACCAAACGCAAGCACGTCGTCCAAGAGGCTATGGGAGACTTCATCAATCCCACGGGAAACCAGCAGATCGTAAAG GTTATTGGTAGCCGTGGTAACAATCTCCACGAGGCCGTCACCTCAAAGGGGGAATCGTTTCTAGTCAGCATGCCCAACAAGTTCCGCAAAAACCTCTGGATCAAAAGAG GTGACTACGTGATTGTGGACCCCATCGAcgagggagagaaggtgaaaGCAGAGATCTGCGTCATATTGTACAAGGACCACATTCGGCACCTCCAGAGACTGCAGCTCTG GCCGGACGGGTTCACAGAGCAGCCCGCCGCCGCGGAGAAGACGGACAGACTGCCTGGACGGACGGCaggggacggggaggaggaggaggaggaaggggacgaGGGGAAGGGCAGCAGCGACTCTGAGGACGACGAGAGCGACCTCTTTGTGAACACGAACCGGCCCGACACCCACTACAgtgagagcgaggaggagggcgagagcggggaggaggagcggccCAACGCAGGCTCCTAG
- the si:dkey-160o24.3 gene encoding N-acetyllactosaminide beta-1,3-N-acetylglucosaminyltransferase 2, which yields MAVCFCRWRNLLICLCTPCILLVLLFVYITLLVCLTTPLTSPLTTSILNIDHFIAPGTHRNEGWAPSPDRFWEPHLSLGVWNLLQLSTDRSINPILRPYKHSRLPDRGANRSRDPRPAGDPPGSRDPVPQLDRLAGDILEFARHMHKRDYPVVAEPQDACGAGSANDHGRALLLLAIKTKVQNFKNRQIIRSTWGQAGWVAGQRLAGGGYVRRVFLLGTDRSRDNSTAWPDLVTLEGRQYKDILQWDFHDSFFNLTLKDVLFWRWFSRGCRQTHFVFKGDDDVFVNTPALVDYLSQQLGDPGTAMKSFMVGDVIGAAQPSRNNKSKYFVPEAFYAGSYPPYAGGGGVVYSGLLTKLLHLVSKRVHLYPIDDVFVGMCLLKLNAYPSHHPAFLTFDFPGDEETKPCAYHKTIMVHKRMPDRVEQLWAWLKESQPLCWNVTLREDKLKNKP from the coding sequence ATGGCGGTTTGTTTCTGCCGCTGGAGGAACCTGCTCATCTGCCTCTGCACGCCATGCATTCTCCTGGTCCTGCTGTTCGTATACATCACCCTGCTGGTATGCCTGACAACGCCCCTCACATCGCCCCTCACAACATCAATTTTGAATATCGACCATTTTATCGCCCCGGGAACCCATCGAAACGAGGGCTGGGCTCCGTCACCCGACCGGTTCTGGGAACCGCACCTGAGCCTTGGGGTCTGGAACCTCCTCCAGCTGTCCACCGACCGCTCCATCAACCCCATCCTCCGGCCCTACAAGCACAGCCGGCTTCCGGACCGAGGAGCCAATAGAAGCCGCGACCCCCGGCCGGCAGGGGATCCCCCTGGGAGCCGGGACCCGGTGCCACAGCTCGACCGGCTCGCCGGTGACATCCTGGAGTTCGCGAGGCACATGCACAAGAGAGACTACCCCGTGGTGGCGGAGCCGCAGGATGCGTGCGGCGCGGGCTCCGCGAACGACCACGGAAGAGCATTGCTCCTCCTGGCCATCAAGACCAAGGTGCAGAACTTCAAGAACCGGCAGATCATCCGGAGCACGTGGGGGCAGGCAGGCTGGGTGGCCGGCCAGAGGCTGGCCGGCGGGGGCTACGTCCGCAGGGTCTTTCTGCTGGGGACCGACCGCAGCCGGGACAACAGCACGGCGTGGCCCGATCTGGTGACCCTTGAGGGCCGGCAGTACAAGGACATCCTCCAGTGGGACTTCCACGACTCCTTCTTCAACCTAACGCTGAAGGACGTGCTCTTCTGGCGGTGGTTCTCGCGCGGGTGCCGGCAGACGCACTTCGTCTTCAAGGGGGACGACGACGTGTTCGTAAACACGCCCGCCCTGGTGGACTATCTCTCGCAGCAGCTGGGGGATCCGGGGACGGCCATGAAGAGCTTCATGGTGGGGGACGTGATCGGTGCGGCACAGCCCTCCAGGAACAATAAGTCCAAATACTTTGTGCCCGAAGCCTTCTACGCCGGCTCGTACCCGCCCTACGCcggcgggggaggggtggtgtaCTCGGGCCTTCTGACCAAACTCTTGCACCTTGTGTCGAAAAGGGTGCACCTGTATCCCATCGACGACGTGTTCGTCGGCATGTGCCTGCTGAAGCTGAACGCCTACCCGTCCCACCACCCCGCTTTCCTCACCTTCGACTTCCCCGGCGACGAGGAGACGAAGCCGTGCGCCTACCACAAGACCATCATGGTCCACAAGAGGATGCCCGACCGGGTGGAGCAGCTCTGGGCGTGGCTCAAGGAGAGCCAGCCTCTGTGCTGGAACGTGACGCTCAGGGAGGATAAACTGAAGAATAAGCCTTGA